ctggggggaggggggttgggagaaggggggtggggttatggacattggggagggtatgtgctttggtgagtgctgtgaagtgtgtaaacctggcgattcaccaggtacccctggggacaaaaatatatgtttataaaaaataaaaaattaaaaaaaaaaagaagcaaagcctTTGTATCTAGGTGGAGAAAGCCTGGCTTGGAAATCCTTCCTCACTTGTGTTCAGTGAACAACATTCTACGGTATTTGCTTCGATGCCCTTGACTTGCCCAGCCCACCATAGCCAAGCTGGAGCTCCGGCTCCAGTGTGTAGGAAGTCCACATAGGttgacagagagatggatggatggatggatggatggacggacggatagGTAGCTGACTGGATGGAAGGATGGGTAGATGATTTGATAGGCTAGTAGTTAAATAGTTGgtagatggatgggtagatgattGCACTGATAGAAGGTTGGgtgatggacggatggatggacaggcGGAGGATGACAGGGTGGGTAAATGGGTAGCTAGATGGGTGGGTAGACAAATAGGTAGGTGTTCTGATGGGCTGCTGGCCAAATGTTTGGTTTTTGGATGGGCGGACGATTagatagagggagagatagatggacagacagagaAGGATGGAGATGGACAGATGGCTGGTGGACGGACTGCTGAGGAAGACTTTATATTCTTCATTGGAAGAGTCAATTAGAGTGGAGACCGTATCTTTCCTATTCTGATGTTTGCCATGAAGCCTAGCCCACTCATAGCCTGATAGAGACTAACCAGAGTGTGAATGAAGCCTTGTGTCTATCTCCTCCATTCTGAGCGGtgatccttcttctttttaaaaaattattattggggcacctgtgtggctcagtgggttaaagcctctgccttctgctcgggtcatgatctctgggtcctgggttcgagccccatgtggggctctctgctcagtggggagcctgcttcctcctctctctctgccttcctctctgcctacttgtaatctctgtgtgtcaaataaataaataaaatctttaaaaaattcttattgatattaatattaatatttaagtaggctccacgcccaacgtggggcttgaactcataatgctgagatcaagactccggtgctccaccgactgagccagccaggtgtccctgagatGTGATTCTGATGACAAAAGACAatggctccctcccttccctgttccCCACAAGTCACCCCAGCCTTGGCGCACAGAACCACGTGGAGACGCCACTCCACACGCACCAGGATAACTAAAGGGAAAAGGACAGACAGTGGCAGTGTCGGTGAAGACTTGGAGAAGCGAGGGCCTTCACAGGCTGCTGGCGGGTTTATGAAACCCACTCTGGGAAAGAGTTTGGCATTTCCTCAAAATGAGCTGCCGTGTGACCCAGCCGTCCACCCCTGGGGACGTACCCAAGGGAGTTGAAAGCGTTAAGTTCATGCAAAAATTTGCACACAAGTGTTCACAGCAGCCTGATTCACACGAGCCCCAAAGTGAAACAGCCCAGATGTCCGTCGGTGCAGGAACGGGTGGACAAGATGTGCATGCCCGTGTCACGACATACTCCTCCGCGGGAGACAGGAATGAtgcactgttttgttttaaagattgtatttatttatttgagagagtcagAACAGAACAGTcggacagagagaagcagcctccccaccaagcagagagttagacttgggacttgatcccaggactctgagatcgtgacctgagccaaaggcagacgctcaaccaactgagccacccaggcgccccagttacaCCCTAAGACATGCATAAACCTCAAAGACATTCTGCCACGTGAAAGCAGCCAGACCCTAAATGCCACAGACTGTGTGTTTCCGGCTGTATGCAATACCCGGCGTGGGCAAATCCACAGCAACAGAATAGATGAGTGCGGATAAGAGCAGGACTGCCCATGGGTTCAGGTGTTTTGGGGGGGATGAAAAGGTGCTGGGACTGCGTAGTGATGAAGGCTGCACAACACAATGTATTAAAGCTGCCGAGTGTACCCTTTATAAGGCTGAAATCCGAGGAAAAATAGAGtggtttgtttatattttaaaaaactgccagAGACCGGTGCTGAGATACACGAAGACGCGAGGTGGGGGATGGACACAGGGAAGTTCCTGGCCCCCCGGGGCTGGAAAAACTGTgctgctggatcccagaggaggagGCCCCCGGGATGGCCAGAGAGTCCACGGGCTTTGCCTGGGGAGCCAGAGGACTGTGGGTAAACGCAGACCCCAGAACACCGTCGAACAGTGCCCGGCTGAGCAGGGGGACAGCTGGCCCTGGGCACTTGAGCACAATCGCTGGGGGGGGTGAGCCGGCAGGAGGCGGGCCCTCTAGGCAGGAAGGGGTCTCCCAGGCCTTAGATGCTTGTGCACGAAGGGAGGCAATGCATGTTCCAGGCCAGAGCAGGTGAATGAACCTCTGTGAACCTTGGTGTCCTCGTCAGTATAATGGGAACAAGACTCCCTCCCTCTCAGGACGTGGTGGAGATGAAATGAGACCATTTATGTGAAAGCTCTTTGTAAGCTGCTAAGTGCCGGGCAGATGTTCCTCCAGCTGTGAGTCAGGGATAGAACCCAGCCCTGgcaccacctcccccacccctcccggcccCAGGCAGCTGTGGATTGAAGGAGGTTGAGTGATGCTCCTGATGAGGCCTGTTttgggtcccccccccccaggctttAGAAGGGGAAGATACCTTCCTCGTTCCTGCTGGCTCTGACGGGAAAACCTGGCTGAGAGACGTCCGGTTCAGTCAGGCTCCAGTTCCCGCGAAGGACTGCCGCAGCCACTGAgacaccccccaacccctgccccgaCCCAGGAAGAAGCAGCCAGAAGAGGGCTGGGGGTGTCTCAGCAGTGGGCCTGCAGGGAGGTAGGCACCGGGCTCTGCCTGGAAGAACACAACCCACTCGGGCTCAGGAGGTCCTGCCCACTCAGTCCATCTTTCCAGCCACCCGTATCCCCGTGTCCAATCGGTATTTGAAGAGCGCCTTAGCACTTAGACTCAGTCAAAACATGGTTTGGAGATGACAAGGCTTTACAGAAGAAAGACTGAGGGTTAACAACTTTTTAAAGTGAATAGTAAAAGTACtgtttcccagctgtgtgacctcgagaaagtcacttaacctctctgtgcttcagttcctcctctgtaaaatggggatcagaACAATACCAAGTCCTAGGGTGGTAATCTACATACAGTTCTCAGCACAGTCCTCGGCTCCTAAGGGTTTGCCATAATTATTATTCTGGAGAGAAGAGGTGTAAAATGGATATGCCTATCGAATTGCATTCATTCGTGCCAGAAGCACttaatgagcacctactgtgtgccagtgCTGGCGACCCGGACCTGGCCCTCCGTGGGCCCTGAGCCTGCGGGTTTGGGCGTGGCCCGGATGCTGGTAGTGGCTGTGCGATGCTGAAGTCAGTGCCCTTCAGGCAGGGTACAGGCGGCACGGAGGTGCGGGTGAGCCCGTCTGGCCCTGCCCCCGCCACACCCAGCCTTGCCCAGGGCCAAGCTCCGCTCGGTGACTCGGCGCATTCCTGGGTGGGGcgagaagggaggggggttggggaacAACCATAAATATAAGGTCACTGGGCCCGTCGCCACTTCCTGCTACTTGCTTTTCCACTCCCCCGCTAGCTAGTGAGTAGGGTCTGGaccaggcctggggtgggggatgggggatggggagtggggggtgggggtaagggtgggggtggggggcgggaccCTGGCTGAGCCACCCCCTTCTCGGTGCAGCTCCGTGAGGGGTCCTGTTTCACCCCTGTCCGTCTCTCCTAGTGCCGCCCTACACCATCGTCTACTTCCCCACCCGAGGTGCGGCCCCTGCTCCTTCAGGAGGGCGAAGGGCACGGGTGGAGCCAGGCCGCCTGCTCAGGCTGCTCCCTGGGGTCCAGCCGAGGCCGAAGACAGGACCAGGAGTCCCGGGCCGTGGGGCGGGGCcggtggggcgggggcggagccttgacggcgggggcggggccaggtCCGGCTTTCCCGAGGTGGCATCCTCTTGGTGCCCGGCCTGGCTGcattgtccctctgcctctgttcccatCCCGGGGCACCATGGGTTGGGGTCTCCgcccctgtctccctctccaggaCGGCACTGGGGCCGTGGTCGCCACTGTTTCCCCATGGTTTATCTCCTCAGGAGACTCAGAAGCTAGAGTTTCTGTCCCGTCCCCACACTCTggacccccctccccagggcgcTGTGAGGCTGGGGTCCCTGCACGTGTCCCACCACCCCGTTCTCCCCTCGCCCCCAGGCCGCTGCGAGGCCATGCGCATGCTGCTGGCGGACCAGGGCCAGAGCTGGAAGGAGGAGGTGGTGACCAAGGAGACCTGGCTGCAGGGCCCGCTCAAGGCCTCCTGTGTGAGTGACCCCccggagggggcgggggcaggggctgggccgTTGGGGGCAGCCAAGCGCAGCATGGCTGACAGCgctgtgccccaccccccagctgtaCGGGCAGCTCCCTAAGTTCCAGGACGGAGACCTCACCCTGTACCAGTCCAATGCCATCCTGCGACACCTGGGCCGCACCTTTGGTGAGTTCAGAGTTGCAGGCAGCGCAGCCTGCAGAGTATCCGATGGGTCCCCCTTGGATGTCCTGAGAACCAGAGTTCCGCCGGTCCAGAGGACAGGCCAGATGATcccaagggaaggaagggcaggtCGTGAGGGCTCTGCCAGCCAGATGGTGTCAGATGCGTTGCGTGTGCCCATTTCTTGGAAGACAAATCAGAGGAGGCTGCGGCCCCCGCAGTGTGCGGCCTAGGCAACAGGCCGCTGCAGGCTTCACAGTGGACCTCCTGCCCATGTTCCCCTGTTTTGGCCTCTCTTGAATCTAGAAAATCTGTGCTCAGTGAGCCAGCCTGTGACCTCCTTACAATGGTGGTAGGAACATGGCTGCAAGAGCTGCCTCTTTTTTGGCAAGCCCTGGGTCCCAGTGGGACGTGGCAATCAGGGAATGGGACAGAGGAGTCGTGGTGGCCCCCAGGCCAAGCCTGCCTTGACTTCTGCAGGACCCAAGGTGGGAGGAGAAAGGCCTCCGGCTGTGGCCTGCCGCTTCCTCTTGCCCCTGTGACGCTGCTCAGCACTGCACACAGCCCCACCAGTGTCCTTGGCCCAGTTCCGTCCGGGCTCcccaagcagctgccctcaggcccAGGGAAGAAGGGAGGCTTCATTCACccttgcaggggtgggggtggagggacggatctgggggaggggccttgggGCCATTTGGTCAAGAAATTCCCGAGTCTCGGGATAAGACTTGGGATGTGACCAAGAAGGGACATGGTCCTCAGCTGGGCATGTCCCCTTgcgcatttttaaaaagcttttatttatttatttgagaaagtagttgggggcagagagggagggggcgggccAAACAGACCCCACActgatgcagggcccaatcccaggacccgcaGATCACAGCccaagctgaaattaagagtcggtTGCCCAACGGACTGAGTCCCCGCGGCACCCCTCCTCTTGAGCTTTCGCAGTTgggagcagcagagctgggcagAGCGGCCCCTCCCAATCGGGGGACCCGGTTGCCCCAGCCTGAGACCTGTGCGcatttgggggagaggggagcagcGGAGCCCCGGCCTGGACAGAGCCTGACCCGCTGCCCggctgctgccccagggctgTACGGCAAAGACCAGCGGGAGGCGGCGCTGGTGGACATGGTGAACGATGGTGTGGAGGACGTCCGCAGGCACTGTGGCCGGCTCATCCACCACAACTACGTAAGCAGGGGCGGGCTGGTGCTctgggccggggccggggccggggccgggaaGTCACCCTGGCCAGGCGTGCTGGGAGCTGCCACTGGATCACTGCCCTTTGCAGGAGGAGGGCAAGGCCAAGTATTTTCAAGAGCTGCCGGAGCGCCTGAAGCCTTTTGAGACCCTGCTGGTCCAGAACCAGGGGGGCCAGGCCTTCATTGTGGGCGACCAGGTGAGTGCTGGGTCCGGCCCGTGGCAGAGCCCATTTCTCAGAAGggcacactgaggcccagaggagagCCATGGCGAACCGCCAGGGTCCTGGCTCCCTGCGGCCCTGCCTCTTCTGGCGCTGCTCCAGCTCTCTTCCGGTCTTGGCCCCGCAGATCTCCTTTGCCGACTACAATCTGCTGGACCTGTTGCTGAATCACCAGGTCCTGGCCCCCGGCTGCCTGgactcccaccccctgctcttgGCCTATGTGGCACGCCTCAGTGCCCGGCCCAAGCTCAAGGCCTACCTGGCCTCCCCTGAGCATGTGAACCGCCCTGTCCACGGAGCCCAGAAGACATGAGCCTGCTCAGCCTCCCCTGGGAGAACAGATGCCCTTTAGAACGAATAAACTCCGAGAGAGGAGAGCTGTGCTGTGGTCCCTGAGGGGCTGGAGGGCGCAGGGGGCCCCGTACGCCTTCCCAGGCTGCCTCAGGAGGATGAGGGTCAGGCTGGGCATCTGGGCCCTGGAACAGAATTACACAGAGTAGTTCCAGGTCCAGACAGGAAGATGAGACTCTGATCCTTAAGGAGGCACCCCAGAGGTCCGCCTGCAGGAGGGAGGTGCCCTCGCTGGGACCACGCATGACGGCAGCCACCCAGGGAAGCCCGTCGGTCTGAGAGAGGGGCGGCCGTGAGTGTGGCAGTCGCTGACATCCAAGAGTGCCACAGCGTGGTTGCCCACGTGGACCCTGGGAAGTAACACATACCCTTGGAGGGTTTGCAGGAGCGTCAGTGTGGCTCATTTCTTGGGTGGCAGCCGGGGTCACCCCCAGATTGGTGTGGGGCGGCCGGCAGGGCCCAGCGGGCATGTGGCTGAAGGCAAGCCTAGACCTTCTGGTGGCCCAGCTATTTGGGGACCAAGGGAGGATGGGCGATCCCCCTCAACTCCGCCGGTGGGAGTCTCCCGCCACCTGTCCAGTCCTAGCCCATCTCTCTGTCCTGAAAAGCTGTGGCTGCCTCCTACTTGGCTCCCTTAGCTGACCTGCACCTCCCGTCGCTCATGGAGCAAGGTGGAGTCGGACAGTTCCAGAATGCCTGGTGTTCCCAGCGCAAACCTGCCGGTGGCTTCTTGCTACCCTGTGGACAAAGTCCACGGCCTGACCAACCTGCCAGGCCTTCCCTCACAGGAACTCTCCACTCTCCAGAACATTCCTCACCCTGCCCCACCTCTGCTTACTtcactgcccctccctccactccactctgtggggtcctggcccgcccagtcatctctcctcagaagccccgACTCCTGGGAGGTCAGAGATCAGATCCCATGCTGGAGGCTTAGTTCTCCCATCTAACCCCGTCAGACGCAGAGGAGTGAGGCAGTAAGGCGGCtggtccaaggccacacagctcacatgggagaggcaggcttcacGCCCAGCCTGAGGGACTCCCAGGCTTCTCAGGGGTGGTCCttggagaaggaggtggggaggggggcctgAGACCAGCAGAGGCTTCTGGTGGAGTGGGCGGGGACACTGGCCTCCCCTGTGGTGAGGACTAGGGGTGGACTCCAGCGTGCTGGGGAGCCATGGCAGGCTACGGAGCGAGAAGATGACGTGAAATAGGACAAGTAGGAAGAGCGGCCTCAGTGCTCAGGAGGCCGCGGGCATCATGGAATTCCATACCCTCAccctacagatggggaaactgaggcccagagagaagttCACTGAGCAAGGTGG
The genomic region above belongs to Neovison vison isolate M4711 chromosome 7, ASM_NN_V1, whole genome shotgun sequence and contains:
- the GSTP1 gene encoding glutathione S-transferase P; translation: MPPYTIVYFPTRGRCEAMRMLLADQGQSWKEEVVTKETWLQGPLKASCLYGQLPKFQDGDLTLYQSNAILRHLGRTFGLYGKDQREAALVDMVNDGVEDVRRHCGRLIHHNYEEGKAKYFQELPERLKPFETLLVQNQGGQAFIVGDQISFADYNLLDLLLNHQVLAPGCLDSHPLLLAYVARLSARPKLKAYLASPEHVNRPVHGAQKT